The following coding sequences lie in one Deltaproteobacteria bacterium IMCC39524 genomic window:
- a CDS encoding cytochrome c3 family protein, with protein MKRLVVVFCLIFFTSSVAWGVRGPAGVRWGSHNLSLSSPDTGQYNHDEDAICVFCHTPHGGTLDAPLWNRGNPTSATWKHYNSASLSSNLRGLPAGRPPNTESMLCLSCHDGSLSVNHVLNEPNDRTAPILGPGGVINNEITDFFGVPGARIGGSPGIATSGNTGDFTDDHPFSFSYTDVMASPEYSSGQPKFNTLRDPGLAVGQGVRFFTGALNVECSSCHDPHVNFDPLNGGNEDYSPFLITPNTGSALCLACHIK; from the coding sequence ATGAAACGTTTAGTTGTTGTTTTTTGCCTGATATTCTTTACTTCCAGCGTGGCTTGGGGGGTAAGAGGGCCGGCTGGTGTAAGGTGGGGATCGCATAACCTTTCCCTCAGCAGTCCTGATACTGGTCAATACAACCATGACGAAGATGCGATCTGTGTGTTTTGTCATACCCCTCATGGCGGAACTCTGGATGCTCCTTTGTGGAACCGGGGTAACCCCACCTCCGCGACTTGGAAACACTACAACAGCGCTTCTCTGTCGTCGAATCTTAGAGGCTTGCCCGCAGGTCGTCCGCCAAATACTGAGTCGATGCTTTGCCTGTCCTGTCATGATGGCAGTCTCTCTGTCAACCATGTGCTCAATGAGCCGAATGATCGTACAGCTCCAATTTTGGGCCCAGGGGGTGTAATTAACAACGAAATTACTGATTTTTTCGGTGTTCCAGGGGCCCGTATTGGTGGTTCTCCTGGTATCGCTACCTCCGGAAATACAGGTGACTTTACAGATGATCACCCGTTCTCTTTTAGTTATACCGATGTCATGGCCTCTCCAGAATATTCGTCAGGTCAACCGAAGTTTAATACGCTTCGGGATCCGGGGTTAGCGGTAGGTCAGGGGGTTCGGTTCTTTACCGGAGCTCTTAATGTGGAGTGCTCTTCCTGTCACGATCCGCACGTTAATTTCGATCCGCTCAATGGTGGTAACGAGGACTATTCACCCTTTCTGATAACTCCTAACACCGGCAGTGCTCTTTGTCTGGCTTGCCATATTAAATAG
- a CDS encoding FG-GAP-like repeat-containing protein, with the protein MKQSYSTFSLVTVISLFLGVIWLSPARAAVAPVFEPLGQIRADGMLLVGAMDMDEAGTLYVADSRAGLVHTFDQYGDFLQSFDLQVTGRGLAVTPDGSKLYVARTQSVVIYNLIEGEIAGELEGAVVDAPEFASVGEIDLDAAGNIYVVDGMSIKVYSAYGQFQNSFGGIGTAAGQFMQVGGMTISPPREGFPLGQVVVADSSAMNSKVHVFTLNSDLSVANVVAYPNSNFGFPAMQAPRGITYDAQGRVYFLEFMKSQVRVANEAFGYLGVYSQAASGVGYFGNVNDAVFDNVNSRLFVGCSSGRIAVLGVDGGQSPENSNNPPTIPTPQSPVGNSEVRSASPVLTFVNAEDPDGDDLTYLVTITLNGEVVYQKESAEDVGETTSVVADGIELAENTAYSWTVQAFDAAVSSAPSVVANFVVNAVDESPGSPELLAPADNASIAGVDLLSWAESDDPDPNDYVSAYQVEIAADEAFVEVLMAQSVDATDLELSALQDYSLFEDGAVYFWRVTAQDSDQLSSPAGAARRFVYDTTSLSVTANMPDAVVSFSGNHAYAGAVAGVAPLELRDFTPGTLSVVVTRDGFEPFVANVTLTEDANVALYAKLVPSMEVKNLSTSRNGINGRSGLSVSGAAMPFLVDFDNDDDLDLLVGDGSGQVSLFSNMQIAGRNRLYFDQGVSLELPVMPGAVPFVADWDNDGKKDLIIGQADGSVKLFVNIGEEVAPAFGQGEDLSVGGEALSVGVHAAPVVVDYNSDGLKDLLVGNGAGEVVVFYNAPNNQNGPDAGSSPNLSAPELVYQASGAAVPFLVDWDADGQQELLVTAGGVMTVYAQVEDQYQLMAQFSEPKTTFVAAFPIDLDGSGKQLLAGLADGQVVYLSGFSEKPVASFIAALHDKIAELSALITALESPDLLLDLAPVSAMVSAGDYAAASLLISDLALRLPDGAAQVSAFELVDLLNSLNL; encoded by the coding sequence ATGAAACAATCTTACTCGACATTCAGCCTTGTCACGGTGATATCACTGTTCCTTGGTGTTATTTGGCTCAGCCCGGCACGCGCAGCAGTCGCGCCGGTTTTTGAACCCCTGGGCCAGATCAGGGCGGATGGAATGTTGCTCGTTGGCGCGATGGACATGGACGAGGCGGGTACCCTGTATGTGGCTGATTCTCGAGCTGGTTTGGTGCATACCTTTGACCAGTATGGCGATTTTCTGCAAAGCTTTGATTTGCAGGTGACGGGAAGGGGTCTGGCTGTAACGCCAGACGGTTCAAAGCTTTATGTTGCGCGCACGCAGTCGGTGGTTATTTATAATCTTATCGAAGGGGAGATTGCGGGTGAACTGGAAGGTGCCGTGGTTGATGCCCCTGAGTTTGCTTCTGTTGGTGAGATTGACCTGGATGCTGCGGGTAACATCTACGTGGTTGATGGTATGTCGATTAAGGTCTATTCTGCTTATGGGCAATTTCAGAACAGCTTTGGCGGTATCGGCACCGCTGCCGGCCAGTTTATGCAGGTAGGCGGGATGACGATCAGCCCCCCTCGTGAAGGCTTTCCTCTCGGCCAGGTTGTTGTTGCTGATTCCTCGGCCATGAACTCCAAGGTGCATGTTTTTACTCTTAACTCCGATTTGAGTGTCGCCAATGTCGTCGCTTATCCGAATTCCAACTTTGGCTTTCCCGCGATGCAGGCTCCTCGCGGTATCACCTACGACGCACAAGGTCGGGTTTACTTCCTTGAATTTATGAAGTCGCAGGTTCGTGTCGCTAATGAGGCTTTTGGATACCTGGGCGTCTATTCGCAGGCTGCCTCCGGTGTTGGCTATTTCGGTAACGTGAATGATGCAGTTTTTGACAATGTTAACAGCCGATTGTTCGTCGGTTGCAGTTCGGGCCGGATTGCGGTGCTCGGCGTTGATGGTGGTCAGAGCCCTGAAAATTCCAATAACCCGCCAACGATCCCGACGCCACAAAGCCCGGTCGGAAACAGCGAAGTTCGTTCTGCTTCTCCTGTTTTGACTTTTGTGAATGCTGAGGATCCGGATGGCGACGATCTGACCTATCTGGTCACCATTACGTTGAATGGCGAAGTTGTCTATCAGAAAGAGTCTGCCGAGGATGTTGGTGAAACCACCAGCGTGGTCGCTGACGGAATTGAGCTGGCCGAGAATACCGCTTATTCCTGGACCGTCCAGGCCTTTGATGCGGCTGTCTCCTCGGCTCCTAGCGTCGTTGCAAATTTTGTTGTCAATGCCGTTGATGAGTCCCCTGGCAGCCCTGAATTGCTGGCTCCTGCTGATAACGCCAGCATTGCCGGGGTGGATCTTCTCTCATGGGCCGAATCGGACGATCCCGACCCGAATGATTATGTTTCTGCTTACCAGGTTGAGATTGCCGCTGATGAGGCCTTTGTCGAAGTGCTTATGGCCCAATCCGTGGACGCCACTGACTTGGAGTTGAGCGCTCTTCAGGACTACTCCTTATTTGAAGATGGCGCTGTTTACTTTTGGCGGGTCACAGCCCAGGATAGTGACCAGCTTTCTTCCCCTGCCGGGGCCGCCAGACGATTTGTTTATGATACGACATCTCTCAGTGTGACCGCTAATATGCCCGATGCTGTCGTGTCTTTCTCGGGAAATCATGCTTATGCCGGCGCGGTGGCCGGGGTTGCGCCTCTTGAGCTCCGTGATTTTACACCAGGAACCCTCTCGGTCGTCGTGACTCGCGACGGTTTTGAGCCATTTGTTGCCAATGTCACCTTAACAGAAGATGCCAATGTGGCTCTTTACGCAAAGCTGGTGCCAAGTATGGAGGTTAAAAACTTGTCCACGAGCCGCAATGGCATCAACGGCCGATCTGGTCTCTCTGTGAGTGGTGCTGCGATGCCTTTCCTGGTTGATTTCGACAACGATGACGATCTCGACCTGTTGGTCGGAGATGGTTCCGGGCAGGTTTCACTCTTTTCAAATATGCAGATAGCCGGTCGAAATCGGTTGTACTTTGATCAAGGGGTTTCGCTTGAGCTGCCCGTCATGCCCGGCGCTGTGCCTTTCGTCGCAGATTGGGATAATGATGGTAAAAAGGATCTGATTATTGGCCAGGCCGATGGCTCGGTGAAGTTGTTTGTTAATATCGGTGAAGAAGTTGCTCCTGCTTTTGGGCAGGGCGAAGATCTTTCGGTGGGTGGCGAAGCTCTTTCAGTTGGAGTGCACGCTGCTCCTGTCGTTGTTGACTATAACAGTGATGGTTTGAAGGACTTGCTGGTTGGCAATGGTGCTGGTGAGGTCGTTGTCTTTTATAATGCACCGAATAACCAGAATGGTCCCGATGCAGGCTCCTCTCCGAATCTCAGTGCTCCTGAGCTTGTTTATCAGGCAAGTGGTGCCGCGGTGCCTTTCCTGGTGGATTGGGATGCGGATGGCCAGCAGGAGCTGCTCGTAACGGCGGGTGGTGTCATGACGGTTTATGCTCAGGTTGAGGACCAGTATCAGCTTATGGCTCAATTTAGTGAGCCGAAGACAACTTTCGTCGCCGCCTTCCCCATTGATCTGGATGGCTCGGGCAAGCAATTGTTGGCTGGACTGGCCGATGGTCAAGTGGTATACCTGAGTGGCTTCAGTGAAAAACCGGTCGCAAGTTTTATCGCTGCATTACACGATAAGATCGCTGAGCTGAGTGCTTTGATAACGGCTCTTGAGTCTCCAGACTTACTGCTTGATCTTGCTCCTGTGAGTGCCATGGTCAGCGCTGGTGATTATGCTGCAGCCTCGCTGCTGATCAGTGATTTGGCTCTACGCCTGCCTGATGGTGCGGCTCAAGTGTCGGCGTTTGAGTTGGTTGACCTTTTAAACAGCCTTAACCTTTAA
- a CDS encoding sigma-54 dependent transcriptional regulator, translating to MRNTRILVVDDEHLIRWSLEQSLKKQGYDVITAASGEEAIRQVQEEAPALMLLDIQLPGMDGLQVLEKVKELDDEIIVVMVTALGVLETAVKAMRLGAHDYINKPFNLDELSIIVKKALETRQLRKEVAHLRSAQESKFGIDNIIGESRHMKQVLDMVRKVAKSDASTVLIQGESGTGKELIARAIHMESARKDKPFMAINCAAVPETLLESELMGHEKGAFTDAKSQKQGLFEMTDGGTLFLDEIGDMEVGMQAKLLRVLEERTVRRVGGNKEIPVDVRIVSATNQELLKKIEDKTFRNDLYYRLQVIPIYLPPLRERRDDIMTLVDFFIRHYNREFGKTVAGVSKMARKFLEEYEWPGNVRELRNIIERAIILENEETLMLEHLPQELISKAGGDASGPMSLRIPPEGIDIEDVERELIRQSLEIAEGNQSKAAKKLNLGIDAFRYRMKKFGFLS from the coding sequence GTGCGTAATACGAGAATATTAGTTGTTGATGATGAGCACCTGATCCGCTGGTCCCTGGAGCAGTCCCTGAAAAAGCAGGGTTACGACGTCATTACCGCTGCCAGCGGCGAGGAAGCGATCAGGCAGGTCCAGGAAGAAGCTCCCGCGTTGATGCTGCTTGATATCCAACTCCCTGGCATGGATGGCTTGCAGGTGCTGGAGAAGGTCAAGGAGCTTGATGACGAAATTATCGTTGTTATGGTCACGGCTCTTGGTGTGCTTGAAACTGCCGTCAAGGCGATGCGGCTTGGAGCGCATGACTATATCAACAAGCCGTTCAACCTCGATGAGTTGTCCATCATTGTCAAGAAGGCTCTTGAGACCCGGCAGTTGCGTAAGGAAGTTGCTCACCTCCGTTCCGCCCAGGAAAGCAAGTTCGGCATCGATAACATCATCGGTGAAAGCCGTCACATGAAGCAGGTCCTCGACATGGTTCGCAAGGTCGCCAAAAGCGATGCCAGCACCGTGTTGATTCAGGGCGAGAGCGGCACCGGCAAGGAGTTGATCGCCCGCGCTATTCATATGGAGAGCGCGCGTAAAGACAAGCCTTTTATGGCGATCAATTGTGCCGCGGTTCCAGAGACTTTGCTTGAAAGCGAATTGATGGGGCATGAAAAAGGGGCTTTCACTGACGCCAAGAGCCAGAAGCAAGGTCTCTTTGAGATGACTGACGGCGGCACCCTCTTTCTCGATGAGATCGGAGATATGGAAGTGGGCATGCAGGCCAAGTTGCTGCGCGTCCTCGAAGAACGGACCGTTCGCCGGGTCGGAGGCAACAAAGAGATTCCGGTTGATGTCCGTATCGTCTCCGCGACCAATCAGGAGCTGCTCAAGAAGATCGAGGATAAAACCTTTCGCAACGACCTCTACTATCGTTTGCAGGTCATTCCCATCTACCTGCCGCCGTTGCGCGAACGACGCGACGACATTATGACCCTTGTTGATTTCTTTATTCGCCACTACAACCGGGAGTTCGGCAAAACCGTCGCCGGCGTCTCCAAGATGGCCCGCAAATTCCTTGAAGAGTATGAGTGGCCTGGTAACGTGCGTGAGTTGAGGAATATTATTGAGCGTGCGATTATTCTCGAAAACGAAGAGACGCTGATGCTGGAACATCTCCCCCAGGAATTGATCTCGAAAGCCGGTGGCGATGCCTCCGGGCCGATGAGCCTGCGTATCCCCCCGGAAGGGATAGATATCGAGGATGTCGAGCGGGAGCTGATCCGCCAGTCGCTTGAAATCGCTGAGGGGAATCAGTCGAAGGCGGCGAAAAAACTGAATCTTGGTATTGATGCTTTTCGTTACCGGATGAAGAAATTCGGTTTTTTGAGTTAG